The window TCCACTCTTCCAATGCTTCCACGTCAAAATCATCAAAGAACGTGACGGCGTCGGTTTGCGTCCAGAGTCCCACCCGCCCTCCTCGAAAAAAATGTTGATCTTGCTCGATAATGAACGCCTCACCGTCGAGATATACCTTCACGATGAGGCCACGGTGTTCCACTCGAAGTCTGTACCATTCGTAGGATTTGATCGGGATCTTCTCGCTCACCCCAAACTGGACACGATTCCCGTTCACGACGCGATAGAGCCGAATTCGTTGAACTGAAAAATGGCTCATCCGACTAAAGCGTGCGCCGGGTTTGAAGTCGCGGAAGTTACGACGGATGGATAAAAAAGTGTGGACATGCCATCCTTCAAAGAGAATTCTCACATCTTCTTTGCAGGAACGTACATGTCCNNNNNNNNNNNNNNNNNNNNNNNNNNNNNNNNNNNNNNNNNNNNNNNNNNNNNNNNNNNNNNNNNNNNNNNNNNNNNNNNNNNNNNNNNNNNNNNNNNNNATGGAGGGCACCAATAACAAAATCAAGACGCTCCAACGACAATCCTACGGCATTCGTGATCGCGAATACTTCGAACTACTGCTTTATTCGCTCCATCAGAAAAAGTACGCTTTAGTCGGATGAGCCCAAATTGTCCACAATCAAGCGATTCCCGAGTGGAACTACACAAC of the Allorhodopirellula heiligendammensis genome contains:
- a CDS encoding transposase, with protein sequence MEGTNNKIKTLQRQSYGIRDREYFELLLYSLHQKKYALVG